In Planctomycetota bacterium, the DNA window GCCTTGGCGTGGTCGGGCCCTTTCTCGTCGAGGACTTCGTAATGAGGCGTCGCGCCGAGGTCGCGCTGCGCGTGCTGCTGAAGAAGGGACTTGTAGTTGAGCGAGTACTCCCCGGCGACGACGTGGTCGATCTCGTCGGCCATGTGCTTCAGGATGAACTTGCGGGCCGCCTTCAGCCCGCCGTCCAGGTAGAGCGCGCCGACGCAGGCTTCGTAGGCGCACGCCGCCAGGCTGGTCGGCAACTGGGCCGCGCCCGTGATCCCCTTGCCGAGGCTCACGTGTTCCATGAGGCCGATGTCCGTGGCGACGCGGGAGCAGGTGTCGCGGCTGACGACGACGCTCTTGATGCGCGTCATTTCGCCTTCGAGATAATCGGAGAAGCGGCTGTAGAGTTCCTCACAGATCACGAGGCCGAGGACGGCGTCGCCGAGGAACTCGAGACGCTCGTTCGACGCCAGCCGCGAGTGCGCGATGCTGGCGTGCGTCAGTGCGCTCTCCAGGAGGCTCGCGTTCTTGAATCGGTGACCGAGGAGTTTTTGGACGGCTTCGAGGGTATCGGTGTCGCTCACGCCCGTCTCCTCTCCAGGATCTTCGGCGCCCGGCGGCCATTCTAAATCGGCGCAGCGGCGGGTCAATCGAAAAGGCTTGACCGATTCCGCAGGTCCTGGCATCCTGAGGGCGAACCCTTTGCGGCGAATGGATTCCAGGATGCTGACCCTGCGGGCAAAGCGGATCGTCGGCCTCGTCGGCGCCGGCCTGGCGGTCGCGGCGGCGGCCGGCGCCTGGCTCGTTCTTGCGACGCCGGGGTTCTATGCCCGGACCGAGCCCATCGGCGCCGACCATCCCGCCAAAGTCTTGTTCAACGAGCGCGTGGTGAATGGGGTGGGCAACGTCCTGCTGGATAAGAGCGGCCGAACGCCCCTGGATCTGGTCATCACCGAAGAGATGATCAATGCCCGCCTGGCGAAGTTCCTCGAGGAAACCCGGACGCGAGGTCCCGGCTCCGCCCGGGTCCCGGCGCGCCGGGACTTCGCCGAGGCGACGCCCGGCTCGCCACGTCGAGTCGCCTGCGGCGACGCGCCGGGACTGATGCTCCGCCGCGGCCGAGGTTACGCGCCGCGCCCCATCGCGCTCGCCGTCGAGGCGCCGGAGACGCTCCTCGCCGTCGGCCCGGAACTCAAAAATGCCGTCTGCCTCGTCCGCGCGTCCGAAGCCTTCGTCAGCCAGCACATCGGCGACCTGAAGCACCCCCTTGCCGCCGACTATTTCGAAAAGACCGTGGAGAAAATG includes these proteins:
- the rnc gene encoding ribonuclease III, with amino-acid sequence MSDTDTLEAVQKLLGHRFKNASLLESALTHASIAHSRLASNERLEFLGDAVLGLVICEELYSRFSDYLEGEMTRIKSVVVSRDTCSRVATDIGLMEHVSLGKGITGAAQLPTSLAACAYEACVGALYLDGGLKAARKFILKHMADEIDHVVAGEYSLNYKSLLQQHAQRDLGATPHYEVLDEKGPDHAKA